A window from Penaeus monodon isolate SGIC_2016 unplaced genomic scaffold, NSTDA_Pmon_1 PmonScaffold_5480, whole genome shotgun sequence encodes these proteins:
- the LOC119571207 gene encoding hexosaminidase D-like, whose translation MVSCGRRRLMLAVALLCVLVVLKLWFVADPNPNASPVFVVTPRRGQGGRTHAASKELQTQTGMEVPPERLWHLDLKGGAPLVPFIEGMMSLAARAGATGVLLDLKDVARIMQAAKGAGLSVIHLVQSLGHMEYALKQQRWADLREGESPGEACPTNPGTARLVLEAVDQIMTAAPSHFLHIGADEVFTLAQCQRCRSKGVAPLQLYVDHVAQVARTAKARWGRQSVDLGTTCLRHASSSMAGVAW comes from the exons ATGGTGAGCTGTGGAAGGCGCCGCCTTATGCTGGCAGTTGCGTTGCTGTGCGTGTTGGTAGTGCTCAAGCTGTGGTTTGTGGCCGACCCGAACCCGAATGCGAGTCCCGTGTTCGTGGTCACTCCTCGCCGCGGCCAGGGAGGGCGCACGCACGCGGCCTCGAAGGAACTGCAGACGCAGACGGGGATGGAGGTGCCACCTGAACGTCTCTGGCACCTGGATCTCAAAGGAGGCGCTCCGCTCGTGCCTTTCATCGAGGGCATGATGAGCCTGGCGGCGCGGGCAGGCGCCACGGGCGTTCTCTTGGA CCTGAAGGACGTCGCGCGCATCATGCAGGCCGCGAAGGGCGCCGGTCTAAGTGTGATCCACCTGGTGCAGAGTCTCGGCCATATGGAGTACGCCCTCAAGCAGCAGAGGTGGGCGGACCTGCGCGAGGGAGAAAGCCCGGGGGAGGCGTGCCCCACCAACCCTGGAACGGCGCGTCTGGTGCTGGAGGCCGTCGACCAGATCATGACGGCGGCGCCAAGCCACTTCCTTCACATCGGCGCTGACGAAGTGTTCACGCTGGCCCAGTGCCAGCGGTGCCGCTCGAAGGGCGTGGCGCCGCTCCAGCTGTACGTGGACCACGTGGCCCAAGTGGCTCGCACGGCCAAGGCCCGGTGGGGACGTCAAAGTGTTGATCTGGGAACGACATGCCTCCGCCACGCGTCGTCCTCCATGGCGGGCGTGGCGTGG